TTGGAGAATTCCTATGCTGTCATCTTTCTACACCGAGAGTTCTCTCTGCTTCCTTACTCTCGACATTATAGTCATACCACCAATTGCTTCTTAGACTATCTGGCCGAGTCGCCTGATGGTACCAAAGTAGAAGTTGATGACAAATTCCAGAAAAAGATGCTAGTTGTGCTTAAAAAATACAGATACGCTAAGGACCAAAATCTGTTATTGATGGTTCCATTCACTACAGTGCACCAGTATCTCTTCAcgttgaagttgattgCCCAGGAAATGTCTGTCATTGGTTATGATGCCGTATTCTTtcttgctgctgctgtttccgacttctttcttccatcatcCCGGATTCCACAGCATAAGATTCAATCCAAGGAAGTCGGAGGGAAGTTGGTTGTCGATTTGGAACCTGTCCCCAAgtttttgagaagattggTTGATTCTTGGGCTCCTATTGCTATGATAGTATCGTTTAAATTGGAGACTGATGACAGTATTCTCATAGATAAGGCTCGTGCTGCATTGAAGAGATATAACCATCAGCTTGTTATAGGTAACTTGCTACAAACAAGGAAGAAACAGGTGGTATTTGTGACTCCAGAAGGAGAGAGATGGGTCAAACTAACCCCCCCACAAATTAAGAATCGCATCGATATTGAATCTATTCTTGTTCCCGAAATTATCAGTATGCACGGAGACTGGATCCAAAGCAGAAAGGAGATTGGACTGTGAAATAAGTATAACCTTTATAATTATGTAAAGCGTATACAACTATTACAAGAATGATAATCCAATTCCCCACTGTAAGCCTCTTCTAAGATCGTCTCCACTGTGTGCCACCAATGGTAAAGTGTAGTTGAGTTCGAATCTTGCCGCAGGATGTGCATAAACGACACCTAAGCCTGCACTAAGGTCGACTTCTGTAGTCACACCACGAGCAATATCGGATATGCTACCACCATCCTTGTAGCTTCCAACATTGATTAGCTTTCCTGTATTAAGAAAGCTGTGCATCTTGAAATTGGAATCCTTGGCAACGAAGGGAATTTTATTGAACAAGCTGATACCTGCAGCAAAAAAAGCATCACCACCAATTGACATACCCATCTGCTTAGGACCCATTCCTGATAG
The sequence above is a segment of the Brettanomyces nanus chromosome 4, complete sequence genome. Coding sequences within it:
- a CDS encoding uncharacterized protein (BUSCO:EOG093432LC), with translation MTETPTSPMLSRVHTSAPDTDSAIDRTIPEFPAATPIDEDNYFRLHKPPPYLSQISRDVAEFINFHHKQNRKVALVTSGGTTVPLENNTVRFIDNFSAGTRGATSAEYFLENSYAVIFLHREFSLLPYSRHYSHTTNCFLDYLAESPDGTKVEVDDKFQKKMLVVLKKYRYAKDQNLLLMVPFTTVHQYLFTLKLIAQEMSVIGYDAVFFLAAAVSDFFLPSSRIPQHKIQSKEVGGKLVVDLEPVPKFLRRLVDSWAPIAMIVSFKLETDDSILIDKARAALKRYNHQLVIGNLLQTRKKQVVFVTPEGERWVKLTPPQIKNRIDIESILVPEIISMHGDWIQSRKEIGL